In Bacillus sp. SB49, a single window of DNA contains:
- a CDS encoding NAD(P)/FAD-dependent oxidoreductase: MDHYEITIVGAGLAGITAARRFKKQGRDNFVLVDKGRSVGGRLATRRVAQGKADHGAQFFTVRTEELEEETQEWLDEGWVKRWFGEDYPRYTAVDGMNGLAKQLAQNIRTSLHTKVVKLMEIDGGYRLFGEDGAEWQSDKVLFTMPAPQVVELIRNSNLDMDPSSWKQLKDILFEPTYVGIYHFNEATGLPDGGHLDKDLPEGVERVVDHQKKGISEDPVVSVYMQGDWSRKHYGEDYVLSLIKDKVDTYLDWSHLESEQLKRWRYAQAKKVVQQSYLDLSGDGRLVAAGDAFLRPNDQAGRTRLESAYLSGKDAAAFLSW; the protein is encoded by the coding sequence TTGGATCACTATGAGATTACGATCGTCGGTGCAGGGCTTGCTGGTATTACGGCAGCCAGAAGGTTTAAAAAACAAGGCCGGGATAATTTCGTTCTTGTAGATAAAGGAAGAAGTGTCGGCGGACGTCTCGCTACCCGTCGTGTCGCTCAGGGGAAGGCGGATCACGGCGCCCAGTTCTTCACAGTGAGGACCGAAGAGTTGGAGGAGGAAACGCAGGAGTGGCTCGATGAGGGGTGGGTGAAACGTTGGTTCGGGGAGGACTATCCTCGCTACACAGCAGTCGATGGAATGAACGGGTTAGCCAAACAGCTCGCCCAAAATATCCGTACTTCCTTACATACGAAGGTCGTCAAGCTGATGGAAATAGACGGCGGCTATCGTTTGTTTGGGGAAGATGGTGCAGAATGGCAGTCCGACAAAGTTCTGTTCACAATGCCGGCTCCGCAGGTTGTGGAGTTGATACGAAACAGTAATCTTGATATGGATCCTTCTTCTTGGAAACAGCTGAAGGATATCTTGTTTGAGCCTACTTATGTCGGGATTTATCATTTCAATGAAGCGACGGGTCTTCCGGATGGAGGTCATCTGGATAAGGATCTCCCGGAGGGCGTGGAGCGGGTGGTTGACCATCAGAAAAAAGGAATATCTGAAGATCCTGTTGTCAGTGTTTATATGCAGGGGGATTGGTCCAGAAAGCATTATGGGGAAGATTATGTACTTTCCCTGATTAAGGACAAGGTCGATACTTACCTCGACTGGAGTCATTTAGAGTCGGAGCAGCTGAAGCGTTGGCGGTATGCGCAGGCGAAGAAGGTCGTCCAACAATCCTATCTCGATTTGTCGGGAGACGGTCGCCTCGTCGCAGCCGGGGATGCTTTCCTTCGCCCGAATGATCAGGCGGGGAGGACCAGACTCGAAAGTGCCTATCTATCCGGCAAAGACGCTGCGGCTTTTCTAAGCTGGTAA